The Ferroacidibacillus organovorans region CTTGCAGTATTTCTTGAGTTCCATACGGTCCGGGTTGTTCTTCTTGTTTTTAATGCTCGTGTAGTTGCGCTGCTTGCAATCTGTGCACGCCATCGTGATCATGACCCTCACATCATCCACCTCCAAAACCACGGTCAAAAATCCGTAAAAATACCCATATACATTACCACTGTGTTAATTGGAAGTCAACAAAAAAATCAGACGTTAAAAAGGGACGGCACCCGCCCCTCGACGCCTGACCATCTTATCAAAAAAACCGGCACATTACAAAAAGCGGTCTTCCAGGTACTTTTCCAGTTTCCGTTTGACGCGTTGAAGCGCATTGTCAATGCTTTTGACATGACGCTGCAAATCTTCCGCGATCTCTTGATACGAACGTCCATCGAGATAGAGCATCAAAACATCCCGCTCAAGCCCACTCAGAAGCTCTGCCATCTTGCCCTCAATCGCAGAGAATTCTTCCTGGTGAATGAACAGCTCCTCCGGGTCAGTGACGCGCGCGCCGCCAATGACATCCATGAGCGTGCGATCCGAATCTTCTTCGTATATAGGCTTGTCCAGCGAAATATAGGAGTTGAGGGGAACGTGTTTCTGCCGCGTCGCCGTCTTGATCGCCGTGATGATCTGGCGTGTCACACACAGCTCTGCGAACGCTTTGAACGACGAGAGTTTGTCATCGCGAAAATCGCGAATCGCCTTGTAGAGCCCAATCATGCCTTCTTGAACAATGTCTTCGCGATCCGCCCCGATGAGGAAATACGATCTTGCCTTCCCGCGCACAAATGACTTGTAGCGATGAATCAGACTGAGCAGTGCGTCATCGTCACCGATCCGTACACACTCCACCAGCAGTTCATCAGGGATGTCAGAGAGATCTCGCTCCAGAGTAACGGGGATTTCCATAGCCATGTGGCATCCCTCCTGCTGAACCTAAAAAAACGCAATATGGACATCTTTTTTTGTCGTGACCTATCGAGAGCAACAGACAGGGGCGTATTTCATAATCCTTTGAAGTGAGCCTAGTATACATTATGTAATCTAGCAAGGTCAACGATGGAATGAGAGATCCGATGAGAGAATTCCTGCCAAACACCAGGAAAATTTACGCTAGCCCATTCTGAAACGGCAAACAGCACCTCCCAAACCTCACAGGAAGTGCTGTTCATCGCGTTTTAAATTCACCCAACCGCCATTTAACGCTTTATTCCGACGCAGGTCAGGCAGTAGATTGTTCCGCACCTCAGATCGGCGATTTCAGGTTTCGCCGCTGTCGCACCGCTTCAAACAACAAGATGCCTGTCGCCACCCCAGCGTTTAGCGATTGAATTTTCCCTGTCATCGGGATGCGAATCAAGTGGTCACAGCGTTTTTTGACGAGCGGCGCAAGCCCGGCACCCTCATTGCCGATGACGAGCACAACATCTTCCGTCAAATCGACGCGATCATGCGCCTGCTCCCCTTCTGCATCCGCCCCATAGACCCAAAAACCTGCTTTTTGCAATGTTTCGATCGCCTGACTCACATTCCCGACGCGGGCAACCTGTACATGCTCAAGCGCACCCGCCGAAGCTTTCGCCACCGTGCCCGTAAGCGGAACCGCGCGCCGTTTCGGAATGATCACGCCGTGCGCGCCAGCAGCCTCCGCAGAGCGCAAGATCGAGCCGAGATTATGCGGGTCTTCCAGGCCATCAAGAAGAACGATCAGCCCCGGGCCATGCGCCCTGGCATGCGCGATGAGCGCTTCGAGCTCAACATAATCCTTCGCACTCAAATAGGCAGCGACACCTTGATGGCTTTTGTTTTGCGCAAGCTCATCAAGTTTTGCCTTTGGCACCATTTGCGTGACGATGCCGTTTGCGCGCGAAAGCGCCATGATTTCACCGATGCTTCCGCCTGACGCTCCTTCCTGGATCAAAAGCTTATTCAGCGTTCGCTGCCCCTTGATCGCTTCGATCACCGCGCGACGCCCGATGATCATCTCCATTTCTTGCGCCTCGATGTCTGCACCTTCGCGTTCGCGAATGGGATCGCGACTTGGCATGCCGCGCGAGTTGCTCCTTCTGCGCGCATCCTCAGAACCGCGAGAATCGCCCCCCTTGCGAAAACCACTTTCTGACCGCCCCGGTCTCCCACTGCGTTCGGAGCGGGATTTAAACCCTTGCGCTCGCCCTGATCCTTGATTTCTCAATCTGACACACCCTTCATCGATAATCGATACATACGATTTGACATCTTCACTCAGGCTCCGCAAGAAGCATCCGAAGAAGCTCTTCCATCCGCGCTTGATCCCCGGTCAAATAGAGGTACCCCAATAGCGCCTCAAGCCCCGTGCTATGCCGATAGTCGGCCATCCGTGCCGACTTTGGCATGGAGTGGCTCTTCGCGTTTCGGCCACGCTTGAAAATGGACATCTCCCGCTCCGTCAGGCGCTCCGACATGCGGCGGATGCGATCCGCCTGATTGACCGCTTTCACATAGCCGAGCGCCTGTTGATGCAGTTGATTCGGTTGGCGCTCACCTTTTGCAATCAGCGATTCACGCACGGCCAGTTCCCACACCGCGTCCCCAAGATATGCGAGCGCGAGCGGAGCGACCGCAAACGCCTCCTGTTCACTCATCATGCCTCTCGCCACCAGCGTGTACCCTGTGCGGTGTCTTCCAATTTCACGCCGCGCGCCGCGAGTTCCTCGCGAACACGGTCCGCGCGCGCAAAATCCCGCGCCTTGCGGGCTTCTTCGCGCTCCTTGACCATGCGATCAATCTCCTCATCACGCTCCGCATCACTCTCACGCAGCCCAAAGAGCGAGAGCCATGCCACAAGCTTTGCGCGATAGCTCTCAAGCCCTTTTCGCGTGATGGCGGAAGAGTGAATGTACTGGTTGCCTTCACGCACAAAATCAAACAAAACACCAAGCGCGTCTGCTGTGTTGAAGTCATCGTCCATCGCGGCACGCAGGCGCTCCTCTACTGCCGCGAATTGCATTGCTTCACCTTCTGGCAGGTAATCCATGCCAAGGCGCAGTGTGAGATGCTCGCGAAAATTGTCGATCCGCCGAAGCGCCGCCGTCATCTGTCCCATGATCTCATCCGAATAATTGATCGGATTGCGATAGTGTGCAGACAAGAGAAACAGCCGAAGCGCGCGCGGGTCATACCGCTGTGCGAGTTCGTGGACAAAAATGCTGTTGCCAAGCGACTTCGACATTTTTTGGTTGTCGATGTTGATGTAGCCGTTGTGCATAAAATACGCAGCCAGCGGTTTGCCAAGAATGGACTCACTCTGCGCAATCTCATTCTCATGATGCGGAAAGAGCAAGTCGTGACCTCCGCCGTGAATGTCAATGTGATCGCCAAGGTATTTGCGGATCATCGCCGAGCACTCGATATGCCATCCCGGACGGCCGCGCCCCCACGGACTCTCCCAGGCTGGCTCCCCAGGTTTCGCCGCTTTCCATAGCGTAAAATCAGTCACGTGCCGTTTCTTCTCAGAGACTTCAACGCGACTGCCCGCCTGGAGATCTTCGAGCGACTGATTGGAGAGTTTTCCGTAATCCGGAAAACGCGTCGTCTCAAACAGCACATCGCCGTCCGCCTCATACGCATATCCCGCGCGCACCAAAGACGCGATAAAGTCGATGATATCCTGCATCGTTTCCGTGACGCGCGGGTGTACGTCAGCCCGTTCAATGCCGAGCGTCTCCGCGTCCTGAAAATACGCCTCGATATAAGAATCGGCCACCTCCGTGACGCTCGTTCCCAACTCGTTTGCGCGCACAATCAGCTTATCGTCGACATCCGTAAAATTTTGGACGAACGTTACGCGGTAGCCGCGATAGCGCAAGTACCTGCGCACCATGTCAAAAACGACAAACGCGCGCGCATTCCCAATGTGAAAATAATTGTAAACTGTCGGCCCGCAAGAATACATGCGGACAACGCCCGGTTCAAGCGTTTGAAACGGTTCCTTCTGTCCCGTCAGACTGTTATAAACCCGAATAGACATTTGAATCTTCCCCCAACGTTTTCCCTTGCGCTTTGCTAAGTTTACTCTCGAGTTCCGCGATGTGACGTTCCAGTTTTGCGATGCGGTCTTCAAGCATCTCACACTGATCGCTCACAGGATCGGGCAGATTTGTCTGGTCCATCTCATCAACGCGCCGCCCTTCGAGAACGACGATGCGCGCCGGAATGCCGACGACCGTGGAGTTGGCCGGGACTGGCTTTAGCACGACAGACCCCGCGCCAATTTTCGCATAATCGCCAACCGTAATCGAACCGAGAATTTTTGCCCCCGTCGCGATCAGGACGTGGTTCCCAATCGTTGGATGGCGCTTGCCCCGCTCCTTGCCTGTACCTCCAAGTGTCACACCTTGATACATGACCACATAGTCGCCAATCACTGCCGTTTCACCAATCACAACACCGTCACCGTGATCGATAAACAACCCCTTGCCTATGACCGCCCCAGGATGAATTTCAATTCCCGTAAAAAATCTTGCCAATTGCGACAAGACACGCGCCAATGTCGTCACGCCTCGAACATGCAGGGCGTGCGCGATGCGATACACCCAAACCGCGTGCAGCCCCGCGTAGGTCATGTACACTTCAAAGCGAGAGCGAGCGGCCGGATCCAGTTGCATGACGTGATCAACATCTTCTCTCATGCTCTGTAACATCAACTGCACCTCCAAAAACATGAAATGCCGTCTCCGGTAATCCCAGAGACGGCGTCAGCCGTGGTCCCACTCTGCTTCGCGCAATAAATAGCGCCTTTCACGGCGATAACGAGCCGATCCGTCGAGGACTACTGAGAACATCCCTGTTCATCCCGCTCGCGTGCAGTGCATTCAACCCGTCGCCAAGACCTTTTTCTCAACCGGTATTCCATACCGCAAAAGGCTCTCTGTCAAGGCGCACCGAGTTTACTCCTCTGCGCGTTCGATTGTCGATCCATATCATCTTTGAAATACACACTTACATGCGAAAATGGGGATGACTCGATAGAGCAATCCCAGCGTGACACTCAGTCTATTCTACCCTAACGATTTGCTTTTGACCAGTGCCTGCCGCGCGCGCTTCACACATCTTTCACATCCAATAAGCGCAAGTGAGCGATTCAAGTCCGGCCCGTGTAGCGTCCCCGTAAGCGCCGCGCGAATTGGCATGAACAAGTCTTTGCCCTTGAGCTTGGTTTCTTCTTGTACACGTCGGATCACCGCTTTAAACCCATCCGCTGTTCCGTCACAAGAAGTGCCGAGAATTCCCAACAATCCCTCGATCACCGTGTTCGCGTGAGGTAACGCAAGCGTCTTTGCGGCATCGTCATCAAAGGTCACTTCCTCCGCGAGAAAACTGCGGGCAAACCCTTCAATCTCTGTGAGCTGCGTCAC contains the following coding sequences:
- the rpmG gene encoding 50S ribosomal protein L33; this translates as MRVMITMACTDCKQRNYTSIKNKKNNPDRMELKKYCKFCNGHTVHRETR
- the sigH gene encoding RNA polymerase sporulation sigma factor SigH; amino-acid sequence: MAMEIPVTLERDLSDIPDELLVECVRIGDDDALLSLIHRYKSFVRGKARSYFLIGADREDIVQEGMIGLYKAIRDFRDDKLSSFKAFAELCVTRQIITAIKTATRQKHVPLNSYISLDKPIYEEDSDRTLMDVIGGARVTDPEELFIHQEEFSAIEGKMAELLSGLERDVLMLYLDGRSYQEIAEDLQRHVKSIDNALQRVKRKLEKYLEDRFL
- the rlmB gene encoding 23S rRNA (guanosine(2251)-2'-O)-methyltransferase RlmB, giving the protein MRNQGSGRAQGFKSRSERSGRPGRSESGFRKGGDSRGSEDARRRSNSRGMPSRDPIREREGADIEAQEMEMIIGRRAVIEAIKGQRTLNKLLIQEGASGGSIGEIMALSRANGIVTQMVPKAKLDELAQNKSHQGVAAYLSAKDYVELEALIAHARAHGPGLIVLLDGLEDPHNLGSILRSAEAAGAHGVIIPKRRAVPLTGTVAKASAGALEHVQVARVGNVSQAIETLQKAGFWVYGADAEGEQAHDRVDLTEDVVLVIGNEGAGLAPLVKKRCDHLIRIPMTGKIQSLNAGVATGILLFEAVRQRRNLKSPI
- a CDS encoding Mini-ribonuclease 3 — encoded protein: MMSEQEAFAVAPLALAYLGDAVWELAVRESLIAKGERQPNQLHQQALGYVKAVNQADRIRRMSERLTEREMSIFKRGRNAKSHSMPKSARMADYRHSTGLEALLGYLYLTGDQARMEELLRMLLAEPE
- the cysS gene encoding cysteine--tRNA ligase, translated to MSIRVYNSLTGQKEPFQTLEPGVVRMYSCGPTVYNYFHIGNARAFVVFDMVRRYLRYRGYRVTFVQNFTDVDDKLIVRANELGTSVTEVADSYIEAYFQDAETLGIERADVHPRVTETMQDIIDFIASLVRAGYAYEADGDVLFETTRFPDYGKLSNQSLEDLQAGSRVEVSEKKRHVTDFTLWKAAKPGEPAWESPWGRGRPGWHIECSAMIRKYLGDHIDIHGGGHDLLFPHHENEIAQSESILGKPLAAYFMHNGYINIDNQKMSKSLGNSIFVHELAQRYDPRALRLFLLSAHYRNPINYSDEIMGQMTAALRRIDNFREHLTLRLGMDYLPEGEAMQFAAVEERLRAAMDDDFNTADALGVLFDFVREGNQYIHSSAITRKGLESYRAKLVAWLSLFGLRESDAERDEEIDRMVKEREEARKARDFARADRVREELAARGVKLEDTAQGTRWWREA
- the cysE gene encoding serine O-acetyltransferase yields the protein MLQSMREDVDHVMQLDPAARSRFEVYMTYAGLHAVWVYRIAHALHVRGVTTLARVLSQLARFFTGIEIHPGAVIGKGLFIDHGDGVVIGETAVIGDYVVMYQGVTLGGTGKERGKRHPTIGNHVLIATGAKILGSITVGDYAKIGAGSVVLKPVPANSTVVGIPARIVVLEGRRVDEMDQTNLPDPVSDQCEMLEDRIAKLERHIAELESKLSKAQGKTLGEDSNVYSGL